From a region of the Chitinophaga caseinilytica genome:
- a CDS encoding MvdC/MvdD family ATP grasp protein — MILCLTHSQDTFTIDLVQQRLEALGYEGFRFNSDEFGTKYRLRYRLHATGPQYELRCGNRVIDAREIRGVWYRKMWDLQVPPSLDPAYVPAFLKEYRTSLHIFLDSLDVPWINRMDLDHAVGANKLMQLTAARSVGLHVPQTLFSNHAEDAIRFFDDHGGNVVVKLHGALSKSMDGKSDFFPTTRLRKEDVPMLESLSACPMILQEYVPKDRELRVIYIDGDFYTGSLRAPELTDWRTGNTTLVSWETWELPAAVEEKIHDMMTLLGLPFGAIDMIVRPDGEHVFLEVNPQGEWGMLEKYLGFPIAATIAEKLVNRIEQYG; from the coding sequence ATGATACTCTGCCTTACGCATTCCCAGGACACATTTACGATAGACCTCGTTCAGCAACGGCTGGAGGCACTCGGTTATGAGGGTTTCCGGTTCAACTCCGATGAGTTCGGCACCAAATACCGCCTTCGCTACCGCTTACATGCCACCGGCCCGCAATATGAGCTCCGGTGCGGCAACCGGGTGATCGATGCCCGGGAGATCCGCGGCGTGTGGTACCGCAAGATGTGGGACCTCCAGGTCCCTCCTTCCCTCGACCCCGCCTATGTTCCGGCGTTCCTCAAAGAATACCGCACTTCGCTCCATATATTCCTCGATTCGCTGGACGTGCCCTGGATCAACCGGATGGACCTCGACCATGCCGTGGGCGCCAACAAACTCATGCAGCTCACCGCCGCCCGGTCTGTAGGGCTCCACGTTCCACAGACCCTTTTCAGCAACCACGCCGAAGACGCCATCCGCTTTTTCGACGACCATGGCGGCAATGTGGTCGTTAAACTGCACGGCGCGCTGTCCAAATCCATGGACGGCAAAAGCGACTTCTTCCCCACCACCCGCCTTCGCAAGGAGGATGTCCCCATGCTGGAATCCCTGTCTGCCTGTCCCATGATTTTACAGGAATATGTCCCAAAAGACCGGGAATTACGCGTAATTTATATCGACGGGGATTTTTATACCGGGAGCCTCCGCGCCCCGGAACTCACCGACTGGCGGACGGGCAATACCACCCTTGTTTCCTGGGAAACCTGGGAGCTGCCGGCCGCCGTGGAAGAGAAGATACATGACATGATGACTTTACTGGGCTTGCCTTTCGGCGCCATAGACATGATCGTGCGGCCAGACGGCGAGCACGTTTTCCTCGAAGTGAACCCCCAGGGCGAATGGGGCATGCTGGAGAAATACCTCGGTTTCCCCATTGCCGCCACCATCGCCGAAAAATTAGTCAACCGAATCGAACAGTATGGGTAA
- a CDS encoding RNA polymerase sigma factor: MGDTGAYKDQGDAELLRSLKDGSIEAFNAIYQRYWQTVYNAAFKRLNDGAAAQDITQDFFLQLWNRRADLHILHLPAYIHTAVRNRVLNLLEVQQRFLPMADLLAEQTANGDSADALARRNEWLKSYHALVAALPPGRQEIFRMRYNEGASPEEIARQLNISRKTVQNQLGKALARLRATLGALFCW; this comes from the coding sequence ATGGGGGATACGGGCGCATATAAGGACCAGGGCGACGCGGAACTGCTGCGATCGCTGAAAGACGGCAGCATAGAAGCTTTTAACGCGATCTATCAGCGCTACTGGCAAACCGTTTACAATGCCGCCTTCAAACGCCTGAACGACGGCGCCGCCGCGCAGGACATTACCCAGGATTTCTTCCTCCAACTCTGGAACCGCCGCGCAGACCTCCACATCCTCCACCTCCCCGCATACATCCATACCGCTGTCCGCAACCGTGTGCTGAACCTGCTGGAAGTGCAGCAACGCTTCCTGCCCATGGCCGACCTCCTGGCGGAACAAACCGCCAACGGAGACAGCGCCGACGCCCTGGCCCGGCGCAACGAATGGCTGAAATCTTACCACGCGCTGGTAGCCGCGTTGCCTCCCGGCCGGCAGGAAATTTTCCGGATGCGGTATAACGAAGGCGCCAGTCCCGAAGAGATCGCCCGGCAGCTGAACATCTCCCGCAAAACCGTCCAGAACCAGCTGGGGAAGGCGCTCGCCAGGCTCCGGGCTACGCTCGGGGCGTTGTTTTGCTGGTAA
- a CDS encoding microviridin/marinostatin family tricyclic proteinase inhibitor: MKPNEKLMKPFFAQLLESQQQLNTSHQTTENSHWTSKLADVPDQTQKYPSDGDEEWWLL; the protein is encoded by the coding sequence ATGAAGCCCAATGAAAAACTCATGAAGCCGTTTTTCGCGCAGCTGCTGGAGTCGCAGCAACAGCTAAACACGAGCCATCAAACTACAGAAAATTCTCACTGGACCAGCAAACTGGCCGATGTGCCTGACCAGACCCAGAAATACCCGTCAGACGGTGATGAGGAATGGTGGTTGCTGTAA
- a CDS encoding glycosyltransferase family 1 protein, with amino-acid sequence MCALRPQGEAAVPPPGAVTTVVPRQFLHRLLKPVWRSRWVSGELKSNGIDVFHGLSAELPFGIHRTGVRSTVTMHDLIFERYPRQYNPIDVNTYRKKAKYACQAADQVIAISLQTKADLIEFYGVPEEKIPVCYQACDPSFQVPPDPQKVREMLVRYNLPSEYFLYVGSVIERKNLARIAEAMFRLKDRLNVPLIVLGDGGAYKKKVEAYLAEKGLTSRVIFLNDVTKFAFRDLPALYQGALALLYPSTFEGFGIPILEALWSHTPVVTASGSCFAETGGNAALYVDPFSIDSIADGMLRVAGEPALRQDMVEKGILHAQHFTPEKCADAVMNVYQNILK; translated from the coding sequence ATATGTGCTCTTCGCCCCCAAGGTGAAGCCGCTGTACCGCCCCCCGGGGCCGTAACCACCGTTGTTCCCCGGCAATTCCTCCACCGCCTCCTCAAACCGGTCTGGAGAAGCCGCTGGGTATCCGGCGAGCTGAAAAGCAATGGGATCGACGTTTTCCACGGCCTCAGCGCCGAACTGCCCTTCGGGATCCACCGCACCGGGGTGCGCAGCACCGTCACCATGCACGATCTCATTTTTGAACGGTATCCCCGGCAATACAATCCCATCGACGTCAACACGTACCGCAAAAAAGCGAAGTACGCCTGCCAGGCGGCCGACCAGGTGATCGCTATCAGCCTCCAGACGAAAGCCGACCTCATCGAATTCTACGGCGTTCCTGAAGAGAAAATCCCCGTCTGCTACCAGGCCTGCGACCCCTCGTTCCAGGTGCCGCCAGATCCGCAAAAAGTCCGCGAAATGCTGGTACGGTACAACCTTCCCTCGGAATACTTCCTCTACGTCGGCTCCGTCATCGAACGGAAAAACCTCGCCCGCATCGCCGAAGCCATGTTCCGGCTGAAAGACCGCCTCAACGTGCCGCTGATCGTTTTGGGCGACGGCGGTGCCTACAAAAAGAAAGTGGAAGCCTACCTCGCAGAAAAAGGCCTCACCAGCCGGGTGATCTTCCTCAACGACGTCACCAAATTCGCCTTCCGCGACCTGCCCGCGCTCTACCAGGGCGCCCTGGCGCTGCTGTACCCTTCCACTTTCGAAGGCTTCGGCATCCCCATCCTCGAAGCCCTCTGGAGCCATACGCCCGTGGTAACGGCTTCCGGCTCCTGCTTCGCGGAAACCGGTGGCAACGCTGCGTTGTACGTAGACCCCTTCAGCATAGACAGCATCGCCGACGGCATGCTCCGCGTAGCCGGCGAGCCCGCGCTGCGACAAGACATGGTGGAAAAAGGCATACTCCACGCCCAGCACTTCACGCCGGAAAAATGCGCCGACGCCGTGATGAACGTGTATCAAAACATCCTGAAATGA
- a CDS encoding dimethylarginine dimethylaminohydrolase family protein, with protein MIYVESEFARLQTVVLAESEFGFPEVPRPEDLRFLTPEAREEVQQFRGRDHAEALPDVHHAWELEREALKRTLEKYGVKVLHPRKLLPEEKQAAGVDGYSNFFARDPFFTVGNSVVEGSMRFLHRRNEVLPIRAIMEQEVMPEDCHYVAVPRPAIAAPGDATLGPGPFLEGGDVLVLGKKVLVGNSGLASNALGARWLQKYLGHWGYDVEMTRLHPDILHLDCALGLIREGLMVICEDAFLDGVPSILRNWTSIPVDLSETGLLITNGLPLSSSVYITDPAFARIGEQVAAHGVTVEYIDFRISRSFGGSFRCSTQPLLRRD; from the coding sequence ATGATATATGTAGAAAGTGAATTCGCGCGCCTGCAAACGGTTGTACTGGCTGAATCGGAGTTCGGGTTCCCGGAGGTGCCCCGTCCGGAAGACCTTCGTTTTCTCACCCCGGAAGCCCGGGAGGAAGTGCAGCAGTTTCGTGGCCGCGACCATGCCGAAGCCCTGCCCGACGTTCATCATGCCTGGGAGCTGGAAAGGGAAGCACTGAAACGGACGCTGGAAAAATACGGCGTGAAGGTGCTCCATCCCCGCAAACTCCTGCCTGAAGAGAAACAGGCTGCGGGTGTGGACGGGTATTCCAATTTCTTTGCCCGCGACCCGTTTTTTACCGTGGGGAATAGCGTGGTGGAGGGGTCGATGCGGTTTCTTCATCGCAGGAACGAAGTGTTGCCCATCCGGGCCATCATGGAGCAGGAAGTGATGCCGGAAGATTGTCATTATGTGGCCGTTCCCCGCCCTGCCATCGCTGCGCCGGGCGATGCCACGCTGGGCCCCGGCCCTTTCCTGGAAGGCGGCGATGTGCTCGTTTTGGGTAAAAAGGTATTGGTCGGCAACTCCGGACTGGCCTCCAACGCGTTGGGCGCCCGCTGGCTGCAGAAGTACCTCGGGCACTGGGGGTACGATGTGGAGATGACGCGGCTCCATCCAGACATCCTTCACCTGGATTGTGCATTGGGCCTTATCCGCGAGGGACTGATGGTTATTTGCGAGGATGCTTTCCTGGACGGGGTGCCGTCTATCCTCCGAAACTGGACGTCGATTCCCGTAGACCTTTCAGAAACCGGGCTCCTCATCACCAACGGCTTGCCCCTCTCCTCCTCCGTCTACATTACCGACCCCGCATTTGCCCGCATCGGCGAGCAGGTGGCGGCGCACGGCGTAACGGTGGAGTACATCGATTTCAGGATCAGCCGGAGTTTCGGGGGATCGTTCCGGTGCAGCACGCAGCCGCTGTTGCGGAGGGATTGA
- a CDS encoding MvdC/MvdD family ATP grasp protein, with protein MGKILIITHSADNEAVTSVMGHLEAAGATPVRFNVDRYPLVTRLTSEYNGHGRRLWLDDGQRTQQLEDLDAVWYRRSYHIADGLDQVLEKPFLSPAAGEIRRTLFGMLESLPCFQLERYSVYRRLDSKEEQLRLATECGLLTPATCITNSPERLEQFMKEVNGPIVAKMQSAFAIQQDGQEQVVFTSEIRANHLEQLPQLRFCPMTFQEKLPKALELRVNMVGKEIFAFSIDSAQQPGAETDWRKEGATLAVQWRPYALPASVAEGLSRLMERYGLNYGAIDLILTPEGKYYFLELNAAGEFFWLDKLCDGAISRQLAAVLAGTAERRKPLIP; from the coding sequence ATGGGTAAAATTCTGATTATCACGCATTCAGCAGACAATGAAGCCGTTACATCCGTTATGGGACACCTCGAAGCCGCCGGCGCCACGCCAGTCAGGTTCAATGTAGACCGCTACCCCCTCGTTACCCGACTTACTTCCGAATACAATGGCCATGGCCGCCGGCTTTGGCTGGACGACGGGCAGCGCACCCAACAGCTCGAAGACCTCGACGCCGTTTGGTACCGCCGAAGCTATCATATCGCCGACGGGCTCGACCAGGTGCTGGAAAAACCCTTCCTCTCCCCCGCTGCCGGTGAAATCAGGCGCACGCTCTTCGGGATGCTCGAATCGCTCCCCTGCTTCCAGCTGGAACGATACAGCGTGTACCGGCGGCTGGACAGTAAGGAAGAACAGCTGCGCCTCGCCACCGAATGCGGACTGCTGACACCCGCCACCTGCATCACGAACAGCCCGGAACGGCTGGAGCAGTTCATGAAGGAAGTGAACGGCCCCATCGTGGCGAAAATGCAGAGCGCGTTCGCCATCCAGCAAGACGGGCAGGAACAAGTGGTGTTTACGAGCGAGATCCGGGCAAACCATCTCGAACAACTGCCGCAACTGCGCTTCTGCCCCATGACTTTCCAGGAAAAACTGCCGAAGGCGCTGGAATTGCGGGTAAATATGGTAGGAAAGGAAATCTTCGCGTTCAGCATCGATTCAGCGCAACAGCCCGGCGCGGAAACTGACTGGCGGAAGGAAGGCGCTACGCTCGCCGTGCAATGGCGGCCTTATGCATTGCCGGCTTCCGTTGCAGAAGGATTATCGCGGTTGATGGAGCGCTACGGCCTCAACTACGGCGCCATCGATCTCATCCTCACGCCCGAAGGGAAATACTACTTCCTGGAGCTCAATGCGGCCGGCGAGTTTTTCTGGCTGGACAAGCTCTGCGACGGCGCCATTTCCCGGCAACTGGCGGCGGTGCTGGCCGGAACGGCGGAAAGGAGGAAGCCCCTCATCCCCTGA
- a CDS encoding FecR family protein, producing MDHSYFLEILQKYREGNASPEEERFLLASYDAFASQPDVTDLLTPEERERLGSRMHAGILQQITAQAVPTPRKTMFAVWKVAAAVLILAGAATVAFLVMQPGPKAPAVAATDQSVQPVQENNLIALPDGSTVLVSAGSKLRYASGFNKREVFLEGKALFTVEQQAKQPFVVYAGGLQTTVLGTTFEVAAPQDGEVTVTVFKGKVRVDREATPLGELSANQQIVYNAGDGQSRQQAASQPAAWQQGDLLFDDVTLQQAATLLEDRFGFRISIPDEALRSQRFSTTFGSNEPLEQALKSICAFLQAAYTIDKEKKTVIIYMP from the coding sequence ATGGACCACTCGTATTTCCTCGAAATACTGCAAAAATACCGGGAAGGCAATGCCTCGCCCGAAGAGGAGCGTTTCTTGCTTGCCAGCTACGACGCTTTCGCCTCGCAGCCCGATGTAACGGATTTGCTCACCCCCGAAGAGCGCGAACGCCTCGGCAGCCGCATGCACGCCGGCATCCTGCAGCAGATCACCGCGCAGGCTGTACCCACACCCAGGAAAACGATGTTCGCCGTCTGGAAAGTAGCCGCCGCCGTATTGATACTCGCCGGAGCCGCCACCGTGGCGTTCCTCGTGATGCAACCCGGCCCGAAGGCGCCCGCTGTGGCGGCCACCGATCAATCCGTTCAGCCCGTCCAGGAAAACAACCTCATCGCCCTGCCAGACGGGAGCACCGTACTGGTAAGCGCCGGCAGCAAATTGCGATACGCCTCCGGTTTTAACAAAAGGGAAGTTTTCCTGGAAGGAAAAGCCCTCTTCACCGTGGAACAACAGGCCAAACAGCCGTTCGTCGTCTACGCCGGCGGATTGCAGACCACCGTACTGGGCACCACTTTCGAAGTAGCGGCCCCGCAGGATGGGGAGGTAACGGTAACGGTTTTCAAAGGAAAAGTGCGCGTAGACCGGGAAGCGACGCCGCTCGGGGAATTGTCTGCCAACCAGCAGATCGTCTATAACGCGGGCGACGGCCAATCGCGCCAGCAAGCCGCATCGCAGCCCGCCGCATGGCAGCAGGGCGATCTGCTGTTCGACGACGTTACGCTCCAGCAAGCCGCCACTCTGCTCGAAGACCGATTCGGCTTCAGGATTTCCATCCCCGACGAAGCCCTGCGCAGCCAGCGCTTCTCCACCACATTCGGCAGCAACGAGCCGCTGGAACAGGCGCTGAAAAGCATCTGCGCCTTCCTGCAGGCCGCATACACCATAGACAAAGAGAAAAAGACCGTTATTATTTACATGCCGTAA
- a CDS encoding RagB/SusD family nutrient uptake outer membrane protein, with protein sequence MLLNYKKYLFVACVAALASCGKYLDRPTPDQAIGKDQLTDNDIALLLKGTYMSMSGSWPPQSYPMTDIYSDDIISLQGGNPAQFNPQAYEACNPSSADGFGIGRLYIAAYTAIGNANFVIGKIGAPATPAMRQLLGEALVIRAHSYNQLAEVFGGVVLIASVETDIDQIRKPKSTETEVLDQVEKDLEAAIPLLGDFKSPKAASKQAAQLLLARVSLQRGKHARAKELAEAVIGSGKRSLSAGTFSPIFRYNSPASEMVWQMSDGPMPSAYERYGLFSFYSPAPPFLGNGTGLTSMDDVLADSYEPGDTRREIIRKAKQNATGRDVNYMLKYSTDTLQSAAAVYVIYPLMRISEAYLISAEAGARQNVVDVTRYNQLRTARNASPKNAGDFANATAFLAELEKERRRELVGEGRRWMDMKRFGKAEAFLTSKGRNATRLWFPFTDAELLRNPKLKQNEGY encoded by the coding sequence ATGTTGCTCAACTATAAAAAATATTTATTCGTAGCCTGTGTGGCAGCACTCGCTTCCTGCGGCAAATACCTCGACAGGCCAACGCCAGACCAGGCGATCGGGAAAGATCAGCTCACCGACAACGACATCGCGCTCCTGCTGAAAGGCACTTACATGAGCATGTCGGGCAGCTGGCCTCCGCAGTCGTACCCCATGACGGACATTTACAGCGACGACATTATTTCCCTGCAGGGCGGCAATCCCGCGCAATTCAACCCGCAGGCCTACGAAGCCTGTAACCCCAGTTCCGCCGATGGTTTCGGGATCGGGCGGTTGTACATCGCCGCGTATACCGCCATCGGGAACGCGAATTTCGTGATCGGGAAAATCGGGGCCCCGGCTACGCCGGCGATGCGCCAACTGCTGGGCGAAGCCCTCGTCATCCGCGCACATTCCTACAACCAGCTGGCAGAAGTGTTCGGCGGCGTGGTGCTCATCGCTTCCGTGGAAACGGATATCGACCAGATCCGCAAACCGAAAAGCACCGAAACCGAAGTGCTCGACCAGGTGGAGAAAGACCTCGAAGCCGCCATTCCCTTGCTGGGCGATTTCAAATCCCCCAAAGCCGCGTCGAAGCAAGCCGCACAGCTGCTCCTGGCGCGGGTGAGCCTGCAGCGCGGCAAACACGCGCGGGCGAAAGAATTGGCGGAAGCCGTGATCGGCTCGGGGAAGAGAAGCCTGTCTGCCGGCACGTTCTCGCCGATTTTCCGGTACAACAGCCCGGCCAGCGAAATGGTCTGGCAGATGTCTGACGGCCCGATGCCCAGCGCCTACGAGCGCTACGGCCTGTTCAGCTTCTACAGCCCCGCGCCGCCGTTCCTCGGCAATGGCACGGGCCTCACGTCGATGGACGATGTGCTGGCGGATTCCTACGAGCCCGGAGATACCCGCCGCGAAATCATCCGCAAAGCAAAACAGAACGCTACGGGAAGAGATGTGAATTACATGCTGAAATATTCTACCGATACGCTGCAATCCGCCGCAGCTGTGTATGTCATCTATCCGCTCATGCGTATCAGCGAGGCGTATTTGATTTCGGCGGAAGCAGGCGCTCGGCAAAACGTGGTCGATGTAACGCGCTACAACCAGCTGCGCACGGCACGGAACGCCAGCCCGAAAAACGCCGGCGATTTCGCGAACGCCACCGCATTCCTCGCCGAACTGGAAAAGGAACGCCGCCGCGAACTGGTGGGCGAAGGCCGCCGCTGGATGGATATGAAGCGTTTCGGAAAAGCGGAAGCTTTCCTCACTTCGAAAGGCCGCAACGCCACGCGCCTCTGGTTCCCGTTCACCGACGCGGAACTGCTGCGCAACCCGAAGCTGAAACAGAACGAAGGTTACTAG
- a CDS encoding TonB-dependent receptor, with protein sequence MNFSALAAGSARAFPKLPSAIFLYRCMRISLLSFMLIAVTAQVIVAASAKAQRLNGQIVRMALKDASLMEAFKQIESQTDFRFMYRKSDVGHIRHLSLPEGRRDLAALLDQLLQPHSLSFRQMDNKILIQPRLAESPLADTAFTVSGRVTGDDGNPVIGATVIVKGTGKGAISNEDGQFSVSVTEGAVLVVTSLGYRQMEFPVKDRGPLALQLPLQTGGSRLNEVIVVGYGTQQKRELSGSIGKVGALKPEENMVNNPISALQGRVAGLSVSNTGATPGSMPNFTIRGVQTIQNNVTGSGSNPLIVVDGLVIDAAPSGANANFSMFNLNPQDIASIEVLKDAASSAMYGARGAQGVILITTKKGSFGAKPVVNINAYTGFNMSSFSYRPLNSGEYAMMFREARQNRIGDIDRRLAGGVTPGEEANLREEKDILNLQMNELKMGPDDFNWLDKVKPSSAPLSNIQLSVAGGSNQTSYYFSFGKYGEANAVGDGRLDRYSGKLALTQKVNRWLKAGMDVSISKVRYDGLAEAINSAIAARPDTPDSIKTNPDGTWDYWNGFQEHPYGILRYFYDNKKDNWNYTGNFFAEATLSKNFSFRSMIAGSRSESNLVEFMSPHSYGGLGTKGDYQETENKGMRYTLNNVLTYRFSYSKLKGDALLGQEFTGNQYRINKKNLQGFPMIEGLWKPANASISTNYYNSENRLYEEYSESYFVRSNMSWDGKYLLSLSLRRDGTSKLKKYRQAWFPAISGGWIVSDENFLRGNKTLSYLKVRSSFGITGNIRPVGHYDTQDLVNSLLYLNEPALRLNTLLGNPNLKWERTRQHDIGLETRFFNNRLSITAEYYVKKTDGLLTSRQIPWSSGGFTSQRVNLGAMTNRGLDLAVSVNGKPGAFHWEVSAVANINRNRVTELRDSTMAFGVYFPGSPTGSVRIGQPLGLLQLYQSEGVDPQTGDLIYTDMNKDGKINQQDMVYIPVALPKVNGGLTVDLGWKGFSLNTQLAFNFGNKIYNFSEQFYRNYDFDIWTGVVNNKPTWVLDRWQQPGDQARYPRAIVGEHGAGRTNDWNLMPSTHYIYSGSFVRCRNVTLAYNLPNTLIQKAGFQQVRVYAATQNLFTIKDKRLNADDPEQGLESGLQRDVAPLPRAVSFGIDLRF encoded by the coding sequence ATGAATTTTTCCGCACTCGCAGCGGGAAGCGCCCGCGCCTTCCCGAAACTGCCCAGCGCGATTTTCCTGTATCGATGTATGCGAATTTCGTTATTGTCTTTTATGCTGATCGCCGTAACCGCACAGGTTATCGTAGCCGCCTCCGCCAAAGCGCAGCGGCTCAACGGGCAGATCGTGCGCATGGCGTTGAAAGACGCCTCGCTCATGGAGGCTTTCAAACAGATCGAAAGCCAGACGGATTTCCGTTTCATGTACCGCAAGTCGGACGTGGGCCACATCCGCCACCTCAGCCTTCCCGAAGGCCGGCGCGACCTTGCCGCCCTGCTCGATCAGCTCCTGCAGCCGCATTCACTTTCCTTCCGCCAGATGGACAACAAAATCCTCATCCAGCCCCGCCTTGCGGAATCGCCGTTGGCCGACACCGCTTTCACCGTTTCCGGCAGGGTGACGGGGGATGACGGGAATCCGGTGATCGGCGCCACCGTGATCGTCAAAGGCACGGGCAAAGGCGCCATCTCCAATGAAGACGGGCAGTTCAGCGTTTCTGTGACCGAGGGCGCCGTGCTGGTCGTAACCTCGCTGGGCTACCGGCAGATGGAATTCCCCGTGAAAGACCGTGGCCCGCTGGCCCTCCAGCTGCCGCTGCAAACCGGCGGCTCGCGGTTGAATGAAGTGATCGTGGTAGGGTACGGCACCCAGCAGAAACGCGAGCTTTCCGGCTCCATCGGGAAAGTTGGGGCACTGAAACCGGAAGAGAACATGGTCAACAATCCCATCTCCGCCCTGCAAGGGCGCGTGGCCGGCCTGTCTGTTTCGAACACCGGCGCGACGCCGGGCTCCATGCCCAACTTTACCATCCGTGGTGTACAAACCATTCAGAATAATGTGACCGGCTCCGGTTCCAACCCGCTGATCGTCGTGGACGGACTGGTGATCGACGCCGCTCCCTCGGGCGCCAACGCCAACTTCAGCATGTTCAACCTCAACCCGCAGGATATCGCGTCTATCGAAGTACTGAAAGACGCCGCTTCCTCGGCGATGTACGGTGCACGGGGCGCGCAGGGCGTGATCCTCATCACCACCAAAAAAGGTTCCTTCGGCGCCAAACCCGTCGTTAACATCAATGCCTACACGGGCTTCAACATGTCGTCGTTCTCTTACCGCCCGCTCAACAGCGGCGAATACGCGATGATGTTCAGGGAAGCGCGCCAGAACCGGATCGGGGATATCGACAGGCGGCTCGCCGGCGGCGTAACGCCCGGGGAAGAAGCCAATCTCCGCGAGGAAAAAGACATCCTCAACCTGCAGATGAACGAGCTGAAAATGGGGCCGGACGATTTTAACTGGCTCGATAAAGTAAAGCCCTCCAGCGCACCGCTCTCCAACATCCAGCTGAGCGTTGCCGGCGGCAGCAACCAGACCAGCTATTATTTTTCTTTCGGGAAATACGGCGAAGCCAATGCCGTAGGCGATGGCCGCCTCGACCGATACTCCGGTAAACTGGCCCTCACCCAAAAGGTGAACCGCTGGCTCAAGGCAGGCATGGACGTAAGCATTTCGAAAGTCCGTTACGACGGTCTGGCCGAAGCCATCAACTCCGCCATCGCCGCAAGGCCGGACACGCCCGATTCCATCAAAACCAATCCCGACGGCACCTGGGACTACTGGAACGGTTTCCAGGAGCACCCTTACGGCATCCTCCGCTATTTCTACGACAACAAAAAGGATAACTGGAACTATACCGGCAACTTCTTCGCGGAAGCCACGCTGAGCAAGAATTTCAGCTTCCGCTCCATGATCGCCGGATCGCGGAGCGAAAGCAACCTGGTAGAGTTTATGTCGCCCCACAGCTACGGCGGCCTCGGCACTAAGGGCGACTACCAGGAAACGGAGAACAAAGGGATGCGATATACGCTCAACAACGTATTGACCTACCGTTTCAGCTACAGCAAACTGAAAGGCGACGCCTTGCTGGGACAGGAGTTCACGGGCAACCAATACCGGATCAACAAGAAGAACCTGCAGGGTTTCCCCATGATCGAGGGCCTCTGGAAACCAGCGAACGCCTCCATCTCCACGAACTACTACAATAGCGAAAACCGCCTCTACGAAGAATATTCCGAATCGTATTTCGTTCGGTCCAATATGAGCTGGGACGGCAAATACCTCCTCAGCCTCAGCCTTCGCCGCGATGGCACCAGCAAGCTGAAGAAATACCGCCAGGCCTGGTTCCCGGCTATTTCCGGCGGCTGGATCGTGTCTGACGAAAACTTCCTCCGCGGCAACAAAACCCTCAGCTACCTGAAGGTGAGAAGCAGCTTCGGCATCACGGGGAACATCCGGCCGGTGGGGCATTACGATACGCAGGACCTCGTCAACAGCCTGCTCTATCTCAACGAGCCCGCCCTTCGCCTCAACACCCTGCTCGGCAATCCGAATCTTAAATGGGAACGCACGCGCCAGCACGACATCGGCCTGGAAACGCGCTTCTTCAACAACCGCCTTTCCATCACCGCAGAATATTACGTGAAGAAAACCGACGGCTTGCTCACCAGTCGCCAGATTCCCTGGTCGAGCGGCGGGTTTACCTCCCAGCGCGTGAACCTCGGGGCCATGACCAATCGCGGGCTCGACCTCGCCGTGTCCGTAAACGGGAAACCCGGCGCATTCCATTGGGAAGTGAGCGCCGTGGCCAATATCAACCGCAATCGCGTCACCGAATTGCGCGACAGCACCATGGCGTTCGGCGTGTATTTCCCGGGAAGCCCCACGGGCTCCGTGCGCATCGGCCAGCCGCTCGGGTTGCTGCAATTGTACCAGTCGGAAGGTGTAGACCCGCAAACGGGCGACCTCATCTATACCGATATGAACAAGGACGGGAAGATCAACCAGCAGGATATGGTGTATATACCCGTTGCCTTGCCGAAAGTGAACGGCGGCTTAACGGTAGACCTGGGCTGGAAGGGCTTCAGCCTGAACACCCAGCTGGCATTCAACTTCGGGAACAAGATCTACAACTTCAGCGAACAGTTCTACCGCAACTATGATTTCGATATCTGGACGGGCGTGGTGAACAACAAGCCGACCTGGGTGCTCGACCGCTGGCAGCAACCCGGCGATCAGGCCCGCTACCCCCGCGCGATCGTGGGCGAGCATGGCGCCGGAAGGACCAACGACTGGAACCTCATGCCTTCCACGCATTACATCTACAGCGGCTCGTTCGTGCGCTGCCGCAACGTAACGCTGGCCTACAATCTGCCCAATACCCTCATTCAGAAAGCGGGATTCCAACAGGTGCGGGTGTACGCGGCCACGCAGAACCTGTTCACGATAAAGGATAAACGACTGAACGCGGATGATCCCGAACAGGGCCTGGAATCCGGGTTGCAGCGAGACGTAGCGCCGCTGCCGCGCGCTGTTTCCTTCGGTATCGATCTTCGTTTCTGA